The Antarcticibacterium sp. 1MA-6-2 genome has a window encoding:
- the gcvT gene encoding glycine cleavage system aminomethyltransferase GcvT — MKEIALNKIHQDLNAKIVPFAGYNMPVSYEGVNSEHETVRKGVGVFDVSHMGEFLITGESALDLIQKVCSNDASKLVDGQAQYSCMPNEEGGIVDDLIVYRINSEKYLLVVNASNIEKDWNWIAQHNTMDATMRDLSDEFSLLAIQGPKAAEAMQSLTEVNLKEMKFYTFEVAEFAGVKNVIISATGYTGSGGFEIYFKNDDAEEIWNRVMEAGADYGIKPIGLAARDTLRLEMGYCLYGNDIDDTTSPLEAGLGWITKFTKDFINADNLKREKEEGPKRKLIAFELDERGIPRHGYEIVDKNGRIIGVVTSGTMSPSLDKGIGLGYVPSEIAKSQEKIYIQIRKKAIPATQVKLPFYKG; from the coding sequence ATGAAAGAAATTGCCCTTAATAAAATTCACCAGGATCTAAATGCTAAAATAGTTCCTTTTGCTGGTTATAATATGCCTGTCTCTTACGAAGGAGTAAACAGTGAACACGAGACCGTAAGAAAAGGAGTGGGAGTTTTTGATGTTTCGCACATGGGGGAATTTTTAATTACTGGCGAAAGTGCACTGGACCTCATTCAAAAAGTTTGCAGCAATGATGCTTCAAAACTTGTAGACGGCCAGGCGCAATATTCCTGTATGCCTAATGAAGAGGGTGGTATTGTAGATGACCTTATTGTTTACAGGATTAATTCTGAAAAATATTTATTGGTAGTTAACGCTTCAAATATCGAGAAAGACTGGAACTGGATTGCACAACATAACACCATGGATGCAACCATGCGAGATCTATCGGACGAGTTTTCTTTACTGGCCATTCAGGGTCCAAAAGCAGCGGAAGCGATGCAGTCTCTTACTGAAGTAAATCTTAAGGAGATGAAATTCTACACTTTTGAGGTTGCAGAATTTGCAGGAGTAAAGAATGTAATTATTTCTGCTACCGGATATACGGGTAGTGGTGGTTTTGAAATTTATTTCAAGAATGATGATGCAGAAGAAATTTGGAACCGCGTAATGGAAGCAGGAGCAGATTATGGAATAAAACCTATTGGATTAGCAGCAAGAGATACCCTGCGACTGGAGATGGGATATTGCCTTTACGGAAATGATATAGATGACACCACCTCCCCTCTTGAAGCAGGCCTGGGCTGGATCACCAAGTTCACGAAAGACTTCATCAATGCAGATAATTTGAAGAGAGAAAAAGAAGAAGGTCCTAAACGAAAACTTATAGCATTTGAGCTGGATGAGAGAGGTATTCCACGACACGGCTATGAAATAGTAGATAAGAATGGCAGGATTATTGGCGTAGTCACATCAGGCACTATGTCACCGTCACTGGATAAAGGAATAGGTTTAGGCTATGTTCCTTCAGAAATAGCTAAGAGTCAGGAAAAGATCTATATCCAAATAAGGAAAAAGGCTATTCCTGCAACCCAGGTGAAGTTGCCTTTTTATAAAGGATAA
- the hutH gene encoding histidine ammonia-lyase, translating into MEPYHYISSDVLDLHIIYNIIKENKKLELSEEARANIEKSRNYLDEKVKKNEKPIYGINTGFGSLCNVKISAENLTELQENLVMSHACGTGDLVAKPIIKLMLFLKIQSLSYGHSGIALQTVERLIEFYNRDILPVIYEQGSLGASGDLAPLAHLALPLIGKGEVYFEDKIVEGGEILKQFNWEPLKLRSKEGLALLNGTQFMSAHGVYALLKAYKLCYLADLVGAISIDAFDCNMSPFDELVHMVRPHRGQIKTAERLREFLAGSEIAVKEKETVQDPYSFRCIPQVHGATKDTLSFVRKTFKTEINSVSDNPNIFIDANKIISGGNFHGQSLALGLDFLAIAMAEIGNISERRIYQLVSGLRGLPTFLVENPGLNSGFMIPQYTAASIVSQNKLYANPSSTDSIVSSNGQEDHVSMGANGATKILKVLDNLSTILSIELFNASQALYFREPSRTSSILQKVIGDFRKRVPLIMEDQVMAVHIKNAKSFIDSFEIKEDLLFD; encoded by the coding sequence ATGGAGCCCTATCACTATATAAGTTCAGACGTTTTAGACCTGCACATCATTTATAACATTATCAAAGAAAATAAAAAGCTGGAATTAAGTGAAGAAGCCCGGGCAAATATTGAGAAATCCCGGAATTATCTGGATGAAAAGGTAAAAAAGAATGAGAAACCAATCTACGGTATTAATACAGGTTTTGGCTCTTTATGTAACGTAAAAATTTCTGCTGAAAATCTTACAGAGCTTCAGGAAAATCTAGTAATGTCACACGCCTGTGGTACAGGAGATCTTGTGGCAAAACCCATTATAAAACTGATGTTGTTTTTAAAAATACAATCTCTAAGCTACGGTCATTCGGGTATTGCCCTTCAAACAGTAGAAAGATTAATTGAGTTTTATAACCGGGATATTCTCCCGGTCATTTATGAACAAGGTTCTCTTGGAGCTTCAGGTGACCTGGCGCCTTTGGCGCACCTGGCTTTACCATTAATAGGAAAGGGGGAAGTTTATTTTGAAGATAAAATTGTTGAAGGTGGTGAAATTCTTAAGCAATTTAACTGGGAACCCTTAAAACTGAGGTCTAAAGAAGGTTTGGCACTCTTAAACGGGACCCAGTTTATGAGTGCTCACGGTGTATATGCTTTATTGAAAGCCTATAAATTGTGTTACCTCGCCGACCTTGTTGGAGCTATATCTATTGATGCCTTTGATTGTAATATGTCTCCATTTGATGAACTGGTACATATGGTTAGACCGCACAGGGGACAAATCAAAACAGCAGAAAGATTAAGAGAATTTCTGGCAGGAAGTGAAATTGCTGTCAAAGAAAAGGAAACTGTGCAGGATCCTTATTCGTTTAGATGTATCCCGCAGGTACATGGTGCAACAAAAGACACTTTATCCTTTGTGCGAAAGACTTTTAAAACCGAAATTAATTCAGTTTCTGACAATCCCAATATCTTTATTGATGCCAATAAAATAATCTCCGGAGGGAATTTTCACGGACAGTCCCTGGCCCTTGGATTGGATTTTCTCGCCATCGCTATGGCAGAAATAGGAAATATTTCTGAAAGAAGAATTTACCAACTGGTATCAGGTCTCAGGGGTTTACCTACTTTTTTAGTTGAAAATCCGGGCCTCAACAGTGGATTTATGATTCCACAATATACCGCTGCCAGTATTGTTAGCCAGAATAAACTATATGCAAATCCATCCAGTACAGATTCTATAGTTTCCTCAAACGGGCAGGAGGATCACGTAAGCATGGGGGCAAATGGGGCTACAAAAATTTTGAAGGTACTTGATAACTTATCCACCATTCTTTCAATAGAACTTTTTAATGCTTCCCAGGCCCTTTACTTTAGAGAGCCTTCAAGAACATCCTCCATTCTTCAGAAGGTAATTGGAGATTTTAGAAAAAGAGTTCCTTTAATTATGGAAGACCAGGTAATGGCTGTTCACATAAAAAATGCTAAAAGCTTTATAGACTCTTTCGAAATAAAGGAAGACTTACTTTTTGATTAA
- a CDS encoding NAD(P)H-hydrate epimerase translates to MKIFDVKHLAEADKVTIEKQGITSEQLMERAATKVYEEVHKRLNNNPLPIKIFCGIGNNGGDGLVLGRLLLKEGYNVKVYVVNFTNRRSPDFLLNYNRFQEISKKWPILLKGEDDFPEIAKGDFVIDAIFGIGLNKPAEDWVATLIRHINKSGAFILSIDMPSGLFSNKPPGKDDAIIYSNFTLTFQAPKLVFFLPGTAEYVGDFQVLDIGLDSEYLASAPAAAQLINKSEAVNLYKPRKQFSHKGDYGHSLIMGGSYGKIGSISLTATAALKAKCRNGNNLCSLLWL, encoded by the coding sequence ATGAAAATTTTTGATGTTAAGCATTTGGCTGAAGCTGATAAAGTGACAATAGAAAAGCAAGGAATAACATCAGAACAACTCATGGAACGGGCCGCTACTAAAGTTTATGAGGAAGTACATAAAAGACTAAATAATAATCCTTTGCCAATAAAAATATTTTGTGGAATAGGAAATAATGGCGGTGACGGATTGGTTTTAGGGAGATTACTTTTAAAGGAGGGATATAATGTAAAAGTGTATGTAGTAAATTTCACCAACAGACGTTCTCCGGATTTCCTGCTGAATTATAATAGATTCCAGGAAATAAGCAAGAAATGGCCAATACTTTTAAAGGGAGAAGATGATTTCCCTGAAATTGCTAAAGGAGATTTTGTCATAGATGCTATTTTTGGAATTGGTCTTAATAAGCCCGCAGAAGATTGGGTGGCTACTTTGATCAGGCATATTAATAAAAGTGGAGCTTTTATTCTATCCATAGATATGCCTTCAGGTTTATTTTCAAATAAACCTCCGGGTAAAGACGATGCAATTATTTATTCAAATTTTACTCTTACTTTCCAGGCCCCAAAACTAGTTTTCTTTCTTCCCGGCACTGCAGAATATGTTGGTGATTTCCAGGTCCTCGACATTGGTCTGGACAGTGAGTATCTCGCATCGGCTCCTGCAGCGGCACAACTCATCAATAAATCTGAAGCAGTTAATCTTTACAAACCAAGAAAGCAGTTTTCTCATAAAGGAGATTACGGCCATAGCCTTATCATGGGAGGTAGCTACGGAAAAATAGGCAGCATTTCCCTTACAGCTACAGCGGCTTTGAAGGCTAAGTGCAGGAATGGTAACAATTTATGCTCCCTCCTGTGGTTATGA
- a CDS encoding NAD(P)H-hydrate dehydratase, which yields MVTIYAPSCGYEILQTVLPEAMVITDTGERELENIQVEMQPSVICFGMGAGTSEKTLETYAKFLQKLKEPLVIDADGLNMLSKNKKLIDYVPKGSVLTPHPKELERLIGEWKDDFHKIKKAKEFSRKHELILVLKDAHTIIVSGDDLYVNNTGNPGMATAGAGDVLAGIITGLISQKYEPLIAAVFGTYLHGRAGDLAAASMGFESMVAGDLTRFLGEAYKDLFKNGN from the coding sequence ATGGTAACAATTTATGCTCCCTCCTGTGGTTATGAAATCCTTCAAACTGTACTTCCCGAGGCCATGGTGATCACAGATACAGGCGAGAGAGAACTCGAAAATATTCAGGTAGAAATGCAGCCTTCCGTAATTTGCTTCGGGATGGGTGCAGGAACTTCAGAAAAAACCCTGGAAACTTATGCAAAATTTCTTCAGAAGCTAAAGGAGCCTCTGGTTATTGATGCTGATGGTTTAAATATGCTTTCAAAAAATAAAAAATTAATTGATTATGTTCCTAAGGGCTCAGTTTTAACTCCACATCCTAAAGAACTGGAAAGGTTAATAGGGGAGTGGAAAGACGATTTTCATAAAATTAAAAAGGCTAAGGAATTTTCCAGGAAACACGAACTAATACTTGTTCTTAAAGATGCACACACTATAATTGTATCTGGCGACGATCTATATGTAAATAACACAGGAAACCCCGGGATGGCTACGGCAGGAGCTGGTGACGTGTTGGCAGGAATTATTACCGGGCTCATCTCTCAAAAATATGAACCTCTTATTGCTGCCGTCTTTGGAACTTATTTACATGGCAGGGCAGGAGATCTGGCTGCAGCCTCTATGGGTTTTGAAAGTATGGTAGCCGGGGATCTTACCCGTTTTCTTGGAGAAGCTTATAAGGATTTGTTTAAAAATGGTAATTAA